The sequence below is a genomic window from Bradyrhizobium septentrionale.
CAGGCCGGACGGTGCGTCCTTCACGATCGGGGAGAAGCGGTGCTGCTGCAGCGAGGCCGGCACCGCAAACACCAGCATTGCGACGATGGCGGCGACATAGGCATCGACGACGGTGAGCGGGCTGACGCCGTCGATCCACATCATCGTCGTCGTGGTGTCGCCGACGACGCTGCCGGAGCCGCCCGCGTTCGATGCGGCAACGATGGCGGCGAGATAGCCGATATGGACGCGGCCGCGGAACACGTGGCGGGCGACGGTGCCGCCGATCAGCGCGGCCGCGATGTTGTCGAGGAAGGCCGACAGCACGAACACCATCACGAGCAGGATCAGCCCACCCTTCCAGTCATCGGGCAGCAGCGCCGGCATCTCGTCGGGGATGCGGCTCTCCTCGAAATGGCGCGACAGCAGCGCAAAGCCCATCAGCAGCAGGAACAGGTTCGAGAGCCCCACCCAATCGTGCTCCATGTGGTGGACGAGGCCGGGCAGGCCGGCGCCGAACTTCGCGAAGCCCGCGAACAAGAGCTTGTAGGCGACGATCGCCGCCAGGCCCGTCAACGCCACCGCTAGCGTGTGGTGATGGAAGATCGCGACGCCGAGCAGCGTCAGCGCGAACAGGATGAAATCGAGCGGGATACCGTAGGCGAGGACAGGCGTGAACAAGACGATCTCGATGGCTGGAGTGCCCGGCGGCGTGACGCGCGTGTGGCCGCACTATCGCGCGACGCGGGGAACTGCAAGGCGCGCGAGCGCCGCAAGCTGGGCTCGCCGCTTCGAGCCACGATCGGGGCACGAGACCACGTCGCCCCGATCCGGTTGGCCACTCGCCGGGCCGCCGTCAGCCCAGCGTCTTCAGCCAGGTGCTGATCTCTGACACCGCGATGTTGGCCTGATTGAGCAGTTTGCCCATGGTGAAGAAGCCATGGAATTGGCCGGGGAAATGCCGGTAGGTGACGGGCACGCCGGCGTCTTTGAGGAATTTCGCGTATTCGTCGCCTTCGTCGCGCAACGGATCGGCGCCGGCGGTCAGCACATAGGCCGGCGGCAGTCCGGCAAAGCTGTTCGCGCGCGCCGGCGAGACGCGCCAGTCGCTGCCGTCGGCCCCGCCGAGATAGTGGTTGGCGAACCAGCCGATCACCGAATGCGTCAGGAGGATGCTGGTCTCGGGCTCGCGATGCGAGGGATGCTTTCGCGAAAACTCCGTCGCAGGATAGATCAGCAGCTGGGCGGCGAGTTTTGGTCCGCCGTCGCGGGCGGTGAGGGCGACCACGGCCGCAAGATTGCCGCCGGCGCTGTCGCCGCCGACGATCAGCCGCGCGGCGTCGATGCCGAGGCTCTTTGCATTGGCGGCGACCCATCGGGTCGCGGTGACGGCGTCATCGACCGCGGCGGGGAAGCGGTGCTCGGGTGCCAGCCGATAATCGACCGAGATCACGATCAGTTCGCCCTCATGGGCGAGCTTCTGGCAGGCCACCTCATGGGTATCGAGATCGCCGATCACCCAGCCGCCGCCATGGAAGAACACCAGGCACGGCGCCAGCCCGTCGGTCTTGCGCAGTGTCTTCGGCGTGTAGACGCGCGCCGGGATGATGCCGTGCGGCGCCGGGATCGAAAGCGGCTTGCTGGATTCAAGCGCCGGCGGCTCGGGATTGGAGACGACGCGGGCGGCACGGTAATATTCGCGCGCTTCCGGTGCGGTCAGCGTCTCATAGGCGGGGCGGCCAGCCTCCTGGAAGGCCTTGTAGACGGCGGCGGCATCGGGATCGAGAACGACGGGCATGGACGACAAACCTTCTTGTGATGCTGGACTGAAGCGTCAGGCGGCGGTGCGGCCGCCGTCGACGGTGTAGGCGGAGCCGGAGACGTAGCTCGCCTCGTCGGAGGCAAGGAACGCGACGATGGAGGCGACCTCGCTCGCGAGTCCAAGCCGGCGCGCCGGGATGCGGTCGACGATCTTCTCGACAGGCGGCGGCGCGTTGCCGCCGGAGCGGCCCTGCACGATGGTGCTCAGCATGCGGCTGTCGATCATGCCGGGACAGACGCAATTGACGCGCACGCCGGTGCCGGTGCATTCGGCGGCCGCGCTCTTGGTCAGTCCGATCACCGCGTGCTTGCTCGCGCTATAGACCGCGATCATCGGCGATCCCATCAGGCCCGCGATCGAGGCGGTGTTGATGATGCTGCCCTTGTTCTGCTTCAGCATCACGGGCAGCACGTATTTCATGCCGAGGAAGACGCCGACGACATTGACGTCGAGCACCCGGCGAAAGCTCTCCAGCGAATATTCCGGGATCGGCTTGATGTCGCCCTCGATGCCGGCGTTGTTGTAGAAGGCGTCGATGGTGCCGAAGCGGTCGACGGCGGCGCGGACATACTCCTTGACCTCGCTTTCGTCGGTGACGTCGGCTGCGATCGCCAGCGCCTCGGCCGAGGCTGGCAGCTCCTTGATGGCCGCCGACAGATCGGCCTCCTTGCGGTCGACTGCGACAATCCGCGACCCCCGTTCGGCGAGCAGATGAAGCGTGGCGGTTCCGATGACGCCGGCAGCCCCGGTGACGACGGCGACCCGGCCGTCGAGCCTGATGCGATCGGACATGTCTGGGTTTCCTCTGGCTGGTCCGGTTCGATCCGGATTTTCCTGATTTTCGCGCGTCGCCGCGCGGCTTTTGCGTGCCGACTATCCCACGTGTCCCCGGGGCTTACCAGTGTCTGACCGGTGGCTGACCAGAGCGCCGGGGAGGGCGCCGGACCCGCCCTTTCCCCGCCCTATTTGGCGTGTTAACCGGTGCCCTGCGAGCGGCCGATATCAAGGTACAATGTCGCGAGCCCGATTCGCCTTTTAAAGCCGCGCGAGATGCTTCGAACCATTGCCCTGACTGGCTTTGCGGCCTTGGTTGCCGCCTCAACCATCTCGCTTGCGCCGCCTGCGCGCGCGCAGATCGGAACGATTTTTTCCGATCCCGCGCCGCGTCCGCCCGGCTCGATTCCGCGCGGTCAGGTGCAGCCACCCAGCGACGACGACGAGGAAGTGCCGGAATTGCCGCGTGGCCGCCTGCTGCCGACGCAGCCGCGGGCGTTGCCGCCAGGGCAGGCGGTTCCGCCGCCCGGCAGTGTGCAGTCGCAGCCTTTGGCGCCGCCGCCCGGCACCACGGTCGCTCCGCCGGGCACCCAGCCCGGCGTTGCCGTGCAGCCGCCGCAGCCCGGCGGTCCTGCCGTTGCCAATACGCCGCCCGGCGCAAATCCCTTGCCCGGCCTGCCGCCGGGGCAACGTCAACCCAAGGGCACGCCACAGGGGGCTCCACAGGGCACCCCGCCGCAGACGCCGGCGGCGCTGCAGCCGGGCGACGAGGTGGTCCAGGAGCCGCCCTCGACCAAGATCACTAACAAGAAGGCGAGCTTCTCCGGCCTCGACAAGATCACCGGCCGCATCATCAATTTCGACGAGGAAATCGGTGAGACCGTGCAGTTCGGCGCGCTGCGGGTGAAGACCGATGCCTGCTACACGCGGCCGTCGACCGAAGCCGCCAACACCGACGCCTTCGTCGAGGTCGACGAGATCACGCTGCAGGGCGAGGTGAAGCGGATCTTCTCGGGCTGGATGTTCGCGGCAAGCCCCGGCCTGCATGGTGTCGAGCATCCGATCTACGACATCTGGCTGACCGACTGCAAAGGGCCGGACCAGACCATTGTGACCGCCGCGCCCGACCCGCCGAAGGCACCGACGCCGCCACCGCCGCCGGCCCAGAAGCGCGCGCCGCCGAAGCAGGCCGCGCCGCGTCCGCCGCCGCAGCCGTTGCCGCAATACCAGCAGCAGCCGCCACCTCCGCCGCCCCAGCAGCAGCGGCCGGGCGGTTTGTTCGGCGGCTTGTTCGGAAACTAGACGCGGTCTCGTGCCCCGGACGCAGCGCAGCGCGAAGTGATCCGCTGCTGGGCCGGGGCCTATGCTTCCGATGGGAATGTGTGAGATGGGTCCCGGCTCTGCGGAGCAGCGTTACACGCTGCTCTGCGTCCGGAACACGAGCCCTTAATTGCGCGCCGCGATGATCGCCAGCGCCTGCTCGCCCTTCACCGGTTGCGTCGCGTCGAGCTTGCCGAAATCCGCCGGCGCGCCACTGATCGCCTTGTCGAGCAGCGCGCGATAGCGGCGCCGCGAGATCTCGATCGCGCCGAACGTCTTCAAATGCTCGGTCACATATTGCGTGTCGAGCAGATCGAACCCGCCCGCGATCAGCCGTGCCACCAGATGCACCAGTGCGACCTTCGACGCATCGCGTGTGGTGTGGAACATGCTCTCGCCGAAGAAGGCGCGGCCAAGGCTGACGCCATAAAGCCCGCCGACCAAATTGTCGTCCTGCCAGACCTCGACGCTGTGGCAATGGCCTGACGCGTGCAGTCCGAGATAGAGATCGCGGATGCGCTTGTTGATCCAGGTGTCGTCGCGGCCGGGCTGCGGTGCCGCGCAACCGGCGATCACCGCCTTGAACGCGGTATCGACGGTGACCGTGAACACATCCGAGCGCACGGTGCGCGCCAGGCGGGAGGCGATACGGAAGCCATCGAATGGAATCACGCCGCGCAATTCCGGCTCGACCCAGAACAGGGTCGGGTCGTCGGCGCTCTCCGCCATCGGGAAGATGCCGCAAGCATAGGCGCGCAGCAGCACCTCGGGCGTGATTTCGGAGGAAGCGGAGTCACGTGACGTCATGGTCACGAGAATAGCAAAGCGTGCGTGGTCTTGCGATGGGGGCCCCTCGGGTGTCGCACGGTGTTGACGAGACGCGCCGGTTCCTCCACAAGCCGCGCCGTTCGGCCGCAGTTTCCCGAGACGGACTGCGCGACCGTGCTACATTGCAACAAAAAGATGGCGGCGCCGTCCGGGACATGGCGGTTGCACGCCCGACAATCGACACAGCTGAGGGGGACGCTGCATGAAGTGGTCATGGCGGACATTTGCGCCGTTGCTGGTCTGGCTGGTGATTTATCTGGTCCCGGTGCCGGCCGGGCTGAACGCCAACCAGTGGCACTATTTCGCGGTATTCGCCGCCGTGATCACCGGGCTGATCCTTGAATCGATGCCGGTCGGCGCGGTCGGCCTGATCGGCCTGACGGTCGCCGGCGTCGGCGGTTACGTCGAGCCCGATCCGAACAAGTCGCTGCGCTGGATGCTCGGCGGCTTTTCCGAGAGCACGGTGTGGCTGATCGTCGGCGCCTTCGTGTTCTCGATCGGCTATCGCAAGAGCGGGCTCGGCCGCCGGCTGGCGCTGCTCTTGGTGCGGGGGCTCGGCCGCCGCACCATCGGGCTCGGCTATGCGGTGGCGTTCTCCGATCTCGTGCTGGCGCCGGCAACGCCCTC
It includes:
- a CDS encoding SLC13 family permease; this encodes MFTPVLAYGIPLDFILFALTLLGVAIFHHHTLAVALTGLAAIVAYKLLFAGFAKFGAGLPGLVHHMEHDWVGLSNLFLLLMGFALLSRHFEESRIPDEMPALLPDDWKGGLILLVMVFVLSAFLDNIAAALIGGTVARHVFRGRVHIGYLAAIVAASNAGGSGSVVGDTTTTMMWIDGVSPLTVVDAYVAAIVAMLVFAVPASLQQHRFSPIVKDAPSGLKVDWARVAIVAIILLAALAANVTANLKFPALLNALPVLGLAVWAAILLTSLLRRPDWSVMPETLKGTVFLLALVTAASMMPVEELPTASWQTALGLGFVSAVFDNIPLTALALKQGGYDWGFLAYAVGFGGSMVWFGSSAGVAVSNMYPEAKSVVRWITQGWPIMAAYVVGFFVMLALLGWHPDAPH
- the aat gene encoding leucyl/phenylalanyl-tRNA--protein transferase, which translates into the protein MTSRDSASSEITPEVLLRAYACGIFPMAESADDPTLFWVEPELRGVIPFDGFRIASRLARTVRSDVFTVTVDTAFKAVIAGCAAPQPGRDDTWINKRIRDLYLGLHASGHCHSVEVWQDDNLVGGLYGVSLGRAFFGESMFHTTRDASKVALVHLVARLIAGGFDLLDTQYVTEHLKTFGAIEISRRRYRALLDKAISGAPADFGKLDATQPVKGEQALAIIAARN
- a CDS encoding alpha/beta hydrolase; amino-acid sequence: MPVVLDPDAAAVYKAFQEAGRPAYETLTAPEAREYYRAARVVSNPEPPALESSKPLSIPAPHGIIPARVYTPKTLRKTDGLAPCLVFFHGGGWVIGDLDTHEVACQKLAHEGELIVISVDYRLAPEHRFPAAVDDAVTATRWVAANAKSLGIDAARLIVGGDSAGGNLAAVVALTARDGGPKLAAQLLIYPATEFSRKHPSHREPETSILLTHSVIGWFANHYLGGADGSDWRVSPARANSFAGLPPAYVLTAGADPLRDEGDEYAKFLKDAGVPVTYRHFPGQFHGFFTMGKLLNQANIAVSEISTWLKTLG
- a CDS encoding SDR family NAD(P)-dependent oxidoreductase, which encodes MSDRIRLDGRVAVVTGAAGVIGTATLHLLAERGSRIVAVDRKEADLSAAIKELPASAEALAIAADVTDESEVKEYVRAAVDRFGTIDAFYNNAGIEGDIKPIPEYSLESFRRVLDVNVVGVFLGMKYVLPVMLKQNKGSIINTASIAGLMGSPMIAVYSASKHAVIGLTKSAAAECTGTGVRVNCVCPGMIDSRMLSTIVQGRSGGNAPPPVEKIVDRIPARRLGLASEVASIVAFLASDEASYVSGSAYTVDGGRTAA
- a CDS encoding DUF2155 domain-containing protein, coding for MLRTIALTGFAALVAASTISLAPPARAQIGTIFSDPAPRPPGSIPRGQVQPPSDDDEEVPELPRGRLLPTQPRALPPGQAVPPPGSVQSQPLAPPPGTTVAPPGTQPGVAVQPPQPGGPAVANTPPGANPLPGLPPGQRQPKGTPQGAPQGTPPQTPAALQPGDEVVQEPPSTKITNKKASFSGLDKITGRIINFDEEIGETVQFGALRVKTDACYTRPSTEAANTDAFVEVDEITLQGEVKRIFSGWMFAASPGLHGVEHPIYDIWLTDCKGPDQTIVTAAPDPPKAPTPPPPPAQKRAPPKQAAPRPPPQPLPQYQQQPPPPPPQQQRPGGLFGGLFGN